In a genomic window of Diorhabda carinulata isolate Delta chromosome 8, icDioCari1.1, whole genome shotgun sequence:
- the LOC130897318 gene encoding carnitine O-palmitoyltransferase 1, muscle isoform produces MAEAHSAVAFSFAITHEGLDVNFDREVLHLVWESGVRSWKKRVARFQNSIHNGVYPGHYRYLFLLISLAIAFHWAGVKVPFNLTNRLLDILPGDTLFWQLSACFLTSLVFWLTAIYILRYILKLLFMYKGWMYESRARGSTPSLKTRIWLALVKIFSGWNTPRLYSYQGSLPRLPLPEVHNTMQRYLKSVKALLDEEQYVRMEKLATEFENGIGKKLQRYLILKSWWSTNYVSDWWEEYVYLRGRSPLMINSNFYGIDALLFHPTKIQAARAGSVIYSLLVFRRLVERQELEPILVQGLVPLCSWQYERIFNTTRIPGKETDRIVHWLDSNHIVVYHKGRYFKVIIYKGRILKPCEIQIQIQQILDDESEPLPGEEKLAALTAGERTHWATVRLQMFNKGVNKSSLDTIEKAAFVVALDDFPYNYDPEDPSKLDQYGRMLLHGKGYDRWFDKSFTMCIGTNGRIGFNAEHSWADAAIMSHLWEFLLTEEIGESRYDETGNTVGKPEIVPPTPVRLNWELKFEAQDAIEKSVRVANELIKDINLRIFVHDHYGKGFMKTCEISPDAYIQMALQLAYFRDAGKFCLTYEATMTRLYREGRTETLRPVTVDSVAWVKSMENQNSNAEERVRLLKVACNSHQTGYQDAMCGKGIDRHLFCLYVVSKYLEVDSPFLKEVLSEPWRLSTSQTPHGQTSRLDLKKHPKCISAGGGFGPVADDGYGVSYIIAGEDLLFFHVSNKNSCPTTDCHRFAKKIEEALADMKKSFLEFRTQTGKK; encoded by the exons ATGGCAGAAGCCCATTCTGCTGTGGCATTTTCATTTGCCATCACCCATGAAGGACTTGATGTTAATTTTGATCGTGAAGTTCTTCACTTGGTATGGGAATCAGGTGTAAGGTCTTGGAAAAAGAGAGTAGCAAGATTTCAA AATAGTATACACAATGGAGTGTATCCAGGACATTACAGATATCTATTTTTACTGATAAGTTTAGCGATAGCATTCCATTGGGCTGGAGTTAAAGTGCCTTTTAATCTAACAAATAGACTTCTTGATATTCTTCCAGG GGACACCCTTTTTTGGCAGTTATCTGCTTGCTTCCTAACATCTCTAGTCTTTTGGCTAACAGCGATATATATTCTTaggtatattttaaaattgttatttatgtaTAAAGGATGGATGTACGAATCAAGAGCTAGGGGTTCTACTCCTAGTCTAAAAACTAGAATTTGGTTGGctttagtgaaaatatttagtgGATGGAATACACCAAGATTATATAGCTATCAAGGATCCTTACCAAGGTTACCTCTTCCAGAAGTGCACAACACTATGCAGAGA taccTTAAAAGCGTTAAAGCTTTATTGGATGAAGAACAATACGTACGTATGGAAAAGTTAGCTACAGAATTCGAAAACGGCATAGGCAAAAAGCTTCAACGGTACCTTATCCTAAAATCATGGTGGTCCACCAACTATGTTTCAGATTGGTGGGAAGAATATGTTTATCTTAGAGGTAGATCTCCATTGATGATTAATTCGAATTTTTACGGCATCGACGCCCTTCTATTTCACCCTACTAAAATTCAAGCTGCAAGAGCTGGTTCAGTAATTTACTCTTTGCTAGTATTCAGGAGGTTAGTCGAAAGACAAGAATTGGAACCTATTCTAGTTCAAGGACTAGTTCCACTGTGTTCTTGGCAGTACGAAAGAATTTTCAATACTACCCGAATACCTGGAAAAGAAACTGACAGAATTGTTCATTGGTTAGATTCTAACCATATTGTCGTTTATCACAAAGGAAGATATTTCAAAGTCATTATATATAAAGGAAGAATATTGAAACCATGTGAAATACAAAT tcaaattcaacaaattctgGATGACGAATCGGAACCTTTACCCGGAGAAGAAAAACTAGCAGCTTTAACTGCTGGGGAACGGACCCATTGGGCCACAGTTCGATTGCAGATGTTTAATAAAGGTGTCAACAAATCTTCTTTGGACACTATCGAAAAGGCAGCTTTTGTTGTAGCTTTGGACGATTTCCCTTACAATTATGACcca GAAGACCCTTCCAAATTAGATCAATACGGAAGAATGCTGTTACACGGTAAAGGATATGACAGATGGTTTGATAAATCTTTCACAATGTGTATAGGAACCAATGGACGCATCGGGTTTAACGCAGAACATTCTTG GGCAGACGCAGCAATTATGTCACACCTGTGGGAATTCTTACTGACAGAAGAAATCGGGGAAAGTCG atatgaCGAAACCGGAAATACAGTCGGTAAACCGGAAATAGTACCGCCGACGCCAGTTCGTTTAAACTGGGAACTTAAGTTCGAAGCACAAGATGCTATTGAAAAATCAGTCAGAGTTGCTAACGAACTTATAAAAGACATAAACTTGCGTATATTCGTTCACGATCATTATGGTAAGGGTTTTATGAAAACTTGTGAAATTAGTCCTGACGCTTATATACAGATGGCATTACAATTGGCGTATTTTAGAGATGCTGGAAAATTCTGTCTCACATACGAAGCTACAATGACCAGATTATACAG AGAAGGTAGAACAGAGACCCTTCGTCCAGTTACTGTGGATTCGGTTGCCTGGGTAAAATCTatggaaaatcaaaattcaaacgCTGAAGAAAGAGTTAGATTGTTAAAAGTGGCTTGTAACTCTCATCAA ACTGGCTATCAAGATGCTATGTGTGGAAAAGGAATCGATAGGCACCTTTTCTGTCTTTACGTAGTTTCGAAATATCTAGAAGTCGATTCGCCATTCCTCAAAGAGGTGCTAAGCGAACCTTGGAGATTGTCCACATCACAAACTCCACACGGTCAAACGAGTCGTCTCGATCTAAAGAAACATCCCAAGTGTATATCCGCCGGTGGGGGCTTCGGACCTGTAGCAGATGATGGTTATGGTGTTTCTTATATTATTGCTGGTGAAGATTTATTATTCTTTCACGTTTCGAATAAAAATAGTTGCCCAACAACA GATTGTCACAGAtttgctaaaaaaattgaagaagccCTTGCAGATATGAAAAAGAGTTTCCTCGAATTCAGAACACAAACTGGgaagaaatag
- the LOC130897317 gene encoding ER degradation-enhancing alpha-mannosidase-like protein 3: MFSFENFVLNILFSVVFLTTQTCLSKEVKHMSLNERVQLREEARDMFYHAYNAYMDNAYPADELMPLSCTGRYRGVSPNRGDIDDSLGNFSLTLIDTLDALVILGDLAEFEHAVKLIINDVTFDNDVVVSVFETNIRVVGGLLSAHILAEYLQQRDGIMPWYKGELLDLAKDAGYRLLPAFNTTTGIPHSRVNMKYGLKSDRLESARETCTACAGSMILEMAALSRLTGEPIFEMKAQKAMDELWKMRHRSSDLMGTVLNVHSGDWVRRDSGVGAGIDSYYEYCLKAYILLGENKYLNRFNRHYNAVMKYISQGPMLLDVHMHRPHTNSRNYMDALLAFWPGLQVLKGDIKPAVETHEMLYQVMQRHKFIPEAFTTDFQVHWGNHPLRPEFLESTYFLYIATGDPYYLEVGKNVLKSLQKYARVPCGYAAVNDVRTGKKEDRMDSFVLAETFKYLFLLFADKDDLILNLDEFLFTTEGHLLPLTLSGRTMNGSKTVDLDLDDCEFDRTCPNTLRLFPESFRKPLQNMVDEMCPKRSQKRRLTASEFSAVNLNHLKIIKDMGINIIALNDGRVQLLHSFSAARSAADAEEGLLFMQEMVELTKLQSEEPVPSAQAVTIALKDANDEEQLLVLHAGPSQFGRNLKGDQFVTAPAELVNPIRGCETPNEPNRIKGKIAVMERGDCMFVDKVRNIQKYGAVGAVILDNVPGSSAANSPMFSMSGDGTDDVKIPAVFIFTQEASKLLLALNKYPQSEITIRELKESDNFSQNEEESMFQKLKISVQEFLNKHTGLAFTKTVELGGFRANVGNSKVRITYEGTQEEFTPTKDVEINAQWIKIRKGLLKSILTSENRELLVPLNILRIYYQTLSGVSSKDASKVDIVKQTEWLLEELSKEYKKKDDDLVQTEPDPGITIITEMTETDKDALVKQNKNKKLKELNSLLEDAEIISILESKLDKAFNKLKLEVSDEIIVGDIKSDKQNEKNIRDNNVSNNKRNIDEL, encoded by the exons atgttttcgtttgaaaattttgtgctcAATATTCTATTCAGCGTTGTATTTTTGACAACTCAAACATGTTTATCTAAAGAAGTGAAACATATGAGCCTCAATGAACGTGTACAACTGAG GGAAGAAGCTAGGGATATGTTTTATCATGCTTATAACGCATACATGGATAATGCATATCCAGCTGATGAATTAATGCCTCTTAGTTGTACAGGTCGGTATAGAGGAGTATCTCCAAATCGAGGAGACATTGATGATTCATTAGGAAA tttttcgtTAACTTTGATTGATACTTTGGATGCTTTGGTGATACTTGGAGATCTTGCTGAATTTGAACATGCGGTAAAACTAATCATCAATGACGTTACTTTCGACAACGATGTTGTTGTTTCTGTTTTTGAAACGAATATTCGGGTCGTTGG aggATTGTTATCAGCACATATCTTGGCGGAGTATTTACAACAAAGAGACGGTATAATGCCTTGGTATAAAGGAGAACTCCTGGATTTAGCGAAAGATGCTGGATATCGATTATTGCCTGCATTTAATACGACTACAGGAATCCCTCATTCGAGG gtGAATATGAAATATGGTTTGAAAAGTGATAGATTAGAATCTGCTAGAGAAACATGTACCGCTTGTGCTGGTTCCATGATACTTGAAATGGCTGCTTTGTCACGTTTAACTGGTGAACCAATATTCGAAATGAAGGCCCAAAAAGCTATGGACGAATTATGGAAAATGCGTCACCGTAGCTCTGATCTCATGG gTACTGTTTTGAATGTTCATTCGGGTGATTGGGTTAGAAGGGATTCTGGTGTAGGAGCCGGAATAGATTCCTATTATGAATATTGTCTAAAAGCCTATATACTACTAGGGGAAAATAAATATCTCAATAGATTCAATAGACATTATAATGCCGTTATGAAGTATATATCTCAGGGACCAATGTTACTAGATGTCCATATGCACag acCGCATACGAATTCTCGTAATTATATGGACGCCCTTCTAGCTTTTTGGCCGGGTCTTCAAGTTTTAAAAGGAGACATCAAACCTGCCGTAGAAACTCACGAAATGCTTTATCAAGTTATGCAGCGTCACAAATTTATTCCGGAAGCTTTCACGACTGATTTTCAAGTACATTGGGGTAATCATCCGTTAAGGCcggaatttttggaatctacttATTTCCTTTATATCGCCACTGGCGATCCGTACTATTTAGAg gtaGGGAAAAACGTCCTGAAAAGTCTTCAGAAGTACGCCAGAGTGCCTTGTGGATATGCCGCAGTTAATGACGTTCGAACTGGTAAAAAGGAAGATAGGATGGATTCTTTTGTATTAGCCGAGACTTTCAAATATCTGTTTTTATTGTTCGCTGATAAAGATGATCTCATTTTAAATTTGGACGAGTTTTTGTTTACTACCGAAGGGCATTTGTTGCCCCTTACACTTTCCGGTCGAACTATGAACG gAAGTAAAACAGTAGATTTAGATTTAGACGATTGTGAATTTGATAGAACTTGTCCAAATACATTGCGCTTATTTCCTGAATCGTTTCGTAAACCTCTCCAAAATATGGTTGATGAAATGTGTCCTAAAAGATCTCAAAAACGAAGACTTACCGCATCTGAATTTTCTGCTGTTAATCTTAATCAtctcaaaattatcaaagataTGGGTATAAATATTATAGCATTAAACGATGGAAGGGTGCAGTTATTGCACAGTTTTTCAGCA gCTCGTTCAGCAGCAGACGCCGAAGAAGGTCTTCTATTTATGCAAGAAATGGTAGAATTAACCAAACTTCAATCAGAGGAACCGGTACCGTCTGCACAAGCTGTCACGATTGCATTAAAAGATGCAAATGACGAAGAACAGTTGTTAGTATTACACGCTGGTCCTTCTCAGTTCGGTAGGAACTTGAAAGGGGATCAATTCGTTACAGCACCAGCTGAATTAGTTAACCCAATAAGAGGTTGCGAAACTCCTAACGAACCCAACCGAATAAAAGGTAAGATAGCGGTGATGGAGCGAGGAGATTGTATGTTTGTGGATAAAGTAAGGAATATCCAAAAATATGGCGCGGTTGGAGCTGTAATATTGGACAACGTTCCTGGAAGCAGCGCCGCTAATTCGCCGATGTTCTCGATGTCCGGAGACGGAACCGACGACGTGAAAATACCAGCCGTATTTATTTTTACGCAAGAAGCGTCTAAATTACTTTTGGCTTTGAATAAATATCCCCAATCGGAAATTACTATAAGAGAACTCAAAGAATCTGATAATTTTTCTCAGAACGAAGAGGAAAGTATGTTTCAGAAATTGAAAATCTCCGTCCAAGAATTTCTTAACAAGCATACCGGACTGGCTTTTACGAAAACTGTGGAATTAGGAGGATTCCGTGCTAATGTAGGTAATAGCAAAGTTAGAATAACATACGAAGGTACACAAGAGGAATTTACACCTACAAAAGACGTCGAAATAAACGCCCAGTGGATAAAAATCAGAAAAGGTCTTCTCAAATCTATTCTAACTTCGGAAAATAGAGAACTGCTAGTGCCTCTAAATATTTTAAGGATATATTATCAAACATTGAGCGGAGTTTCTTCTAAAGATGCTTCTAAGGTAGATATAGTGAAACAAACAGAGTGGTTACTCGAAGAACTTTCCAAAGAATACAAGAAAAAAGATGACGATTTAGTACAAACTGAACCAGATCCGGGTATTACTATAATTACAGAAATGACGGAAACCGATAAGGACGCCTTagttaaacaaaacaaaaataaaaaattaaaagaactcAATTCCTTATTAGAGGATGCCGAGATTATAAGTATCTTGGAATCCAAATTAGATAAAgcatttaataaattaaaattagaagtATCCGATGAAATAATTGTTGGTGATATCAAAAGTGATAAGCAGAACGAGAAAAACATTAGGGATAACAATGTATCAAATAATAAACGTAACATCGATGAATTATGA
- the LOC130897319 gene encoding uncharacterized protein LOC130897319, producing the protein MPRPSEEVRNAYKKFMFFEEYNDEFDAFHKYLDFIRNNGLYNKIINDIENMGVVCDLSEEVVLTYKDQKLNLTSTDQGNLKNGKMSSAMDFVRLRENSEKGKYLQAAEDISAETIIINERPVIYQVAPICKCVGDSYDSLYKCHHCGLTIGDFYPCLNCNICIFCTKTCLENARSEYHGYECYAFQRHFWAIFDNTDFSYLSLRIFLHGAKQKFDLKEMKKPEKNNYSFIYATKTHFDKMSKEQINKILYNCTRNVLYLKTKTHFFSNIKWLNKHIKQKDFVSYIGGLMVKHYCHAQINSINITFPNLLIVNGLQSSCGYGKAICPTISLINHSCKPNSTIMVYSDGVAVKSLVPIKEEEEITVCYSEINTFMSLEERRMIAKHFFFFTCKCALCETEMNAMENQYKCPICQKCNVTNIENIDGKVTAQCGKCETTVSMTSSVKQLELAIKYKESYELTKDIDYLVKILRCYRALVSQNSIHMLDICRVLYNRYRNRVNNIEAIRYGLLMFEIFENNIPKLHFPLLNAKFLFLMNFRSIELPLPMTEEELGIIKEYVNVALRIKQDITFYMPVVYITDYALLQREVARMMIQLKKQASVNK; encoded by the exons atgCCACGGCCAA gtgAAGAAGTTAGAAATGCTTACAAAAAGTTCATgttttttgaagaatataaCGACGAATTTGACGCGTTTCATAAATACTTGGATTTTATCAg aaataaCGGCTTATATAACAAGATAATAAACGACATAGAAAATATGGGAGTTGTCTGTGACCTTTCTGAAGAAGTAGTGTTGACGTACAAAGATCAAAAACTGAATTTAACAAGTACTGATCAGGGAAATTTAAAAAACGGTAAAATGTCAAGTGCCATGGATTTTGTTAGGTTaag agAAAATTCTGAAAAAGGCAAATATCTTCAAGCTGCTGAAGATATATCAGCAGAAACGATAATAATCAATGAGAGGCCTGTTATTTATCAAGTAGCGCCCATTTGTAAATGTGTGGGAGACTCGTACGATTCCCTTTATAAATGTCACCATTGTGGATTAACCATTGGCGATTTTTATCC ATGCCTCAATTGTAacatttgtatattttgtacGAAAACATGCTTGGAAAACGCCCGAAGTGAATACCACGGTTACGAATGTTACGCATTCCAAAGGCACTTTTGGGCAATATTTGACAATACTGATTTCAGTTATTTATCTTTAAGAATTTTCCTTCACGGTGCCAAACAAAAATTCGATTTAAAAGAGATGAAAAAACcggagaaaaataattattcattcatcTATGCTACAAAAACgcattttgataaaatgtccaaggaacaaattaacaaaattctatAC aacTGCACTAGAAACGTTCTGTATCTAAAAACTAAAACGCACTTTTTCTCTAATATTAAATGgttaaataaacatattaaacAAAAGGATTTTGTTTCTTATATCGGTGGATTAATGGTGAAACATTATTGTCACGCTCAAATTAACAGTATCAATATAACATTTCCGAATTTATTGATAGTCAACGGACTTCAATCATCGTGTGGTTATGGTAAAGCCATTTGTCCAACTATATCGCTGATTAATCATTCTTGCAAGCCGAATTCCACGATTAT ggTATATTCCGATGGTGTAGCTGTTAAAAGTCTTGTAccaattaaagaagaagaagaaattaccGTTTGTTATTCCGAAATCAATACTTTTATGAGTTTGGAAGAACGTCGTATGATAgctaaacattttttctttttcacttGTAAATGTGCCCTTTGTGAAACAGAAATGAACGCA ATGgaaaatcaatataaatgtccaatatgtcagaaatgtaaCGTTacgaatattgaaaatatcgatgGAAAAGTTACAGCGCAATGTGGAAAATGTGAAACAACAGTTTCAATGACTAGTAGTGTGAAGCAGTTGGAACTGGCAATAAAATATAAGGAATCGT atgaaCTTACAAAAGATATAGATTACTTGGttaaaattttgagatgttACAGAGCTCTAGTTTCACAAAATAGTATCCATATGCTAGATATTTGTCGGGTTTTATACAATAGGTACAGAAATAGag TTAATAATATCGAAGCAATCAGATACGGACTATTAATGTTTGAGATTTTTGAGAATAATATTCCAAAGCTACATTTTCCTTTattaaatgcaaaatttttatttcttatgaACTTCAGAAGTATCGAATTACCATTGCCAATGACGGAGGAAGAGTT aggTATCATCAAGGAATATGTGAACGTAGCTCTTAGAATTAAACAggatataactttttatatgcCTGTGGTGTACATTACAGATTACGCTCTTCTTCAAAGAGAAGTTGCGAGAATGatgattcaattaaaaaaacagGCGTCAGTGAATAAATAA
- the LOC130897320 gene encoding phospholipase A2-like, which produces MIELLKANIRIGAMIINLFLFVSICSITNGYKIEWDNSVNNIDFNSIDDVFLGRIDKLNLPNSFFIYPGTKWCGAGNIAVNESDLGTEKETDKCCRQHDLCPDIIEGYQTKYNLTNPNFYTRLNCDCDVTFYDCLKSVKRDSAQQIGHIYFTVLGTQCFKNEYPIIGCHKYTYFPKKKCVQYEIDDTKDKQYQWFDVKNF; this is translated from the exons ATGATAGAATTGTTAAAAGCGAATATAAGAATCGGCGCaatgattataaatttattccTATTTGTATCAATTTGTTCCATAACTAACGGTTATAAAATTGAGTGGGATAACTCTGTTAATAATATAGACTTTAATAGTATTGATGATGTATTCCTTGGTAGGATTGACAAACTTAATTTAcccaatagttttttcatttatcctG gAACTAAATGGTGTGGAGCTGGCAACATAGCCGTTAATGAAAGTGATCTTGGTACTGAAAAAGAAACTGACAAATGTTGTAGACAACATGATCTATGTCCGGATATTATTGAAGGatatcaaacaaaatataacTTGACAAATCCCAATTTTTATACGCG gTTAAATTGTGATTGTGATGTAACGTTTTATGATTGTTTAAAGTCTGTGAAAAGGGATTCGGCACAACAAATAGGGCACATATATTTCACGGTTTTAGGAACACAGTGCTTTAAAAACGAATATCCAATCATTGGTTGTCATAAATACACTTATTTTCC taAGAAAAAATGCGTCCAATACGAAATAGACGATACAAAGGATAAGCAATATCAATGGTttgatgttaaaaatttttga